A region of Flavobacterium album DNA encodes the following proteins:
- a CDS encoding asparaginase → MSKPSILLIYTGGTIGMVKDFETGALKVFNFKKLLDRIPELKQLDCNIETVSFDKPIDSSNMNTAKWAQLATLIEENYDNFDGFVILHGSDTMSYSASALSFMLENVSKPVVFTGSQLPIGDLRTDAKENLITAIQIASLQTKNHPVIREVCLYFESKLYRGNRTTKISAEHFKAFTSPNYPALAESGVHLKVTKELLWPHEPGKELQVRKNFEDNVVIIKMFPGINERVLSSILNTPGLKGVVLETYGSGNAPTDIYFISILQKAIQNGVQIVNVTQCSGGSVNMGHYETSTMLKEIGVISGADITTEAAITKMMYLLGQDIPAGQFKTLFESSLRGELS, encoded by the coding sequence ATGTCTAAGCCCTCCATTTTACTGATATATACCGGCGGGACAATCGGGATGGTAAAAGATTTTGAAACCGGGGCCCTGAAGGTGTTCAATTTCAAAAAATTATTGGACCGTATCCCGGAGCTGAAGCAGCTGGACTGTAACATTGAAACGGTATCATTCGATAAGCCTATCGATTCTTCTAACATGAATACGGCGAAGTGGGCACAGCTGGCTACGCTGATAGAGGAAAACTACGATAATTTTGACGGCTTTGTAATATTGCATGGTTCGGATACCATGAGCTATTCGGCATCGGCATTGAGCTTTATGCTCGAAAATGTTTCGAAACCGGTGGTATTTACAGGGTCGCAGTTGCCTATTGGCGACCTTCGAACAGATGCCAAGGAAAACCTTATTACCGCTATACAGATAGCCTCCCTGCAAACCAAAAATCATCCTGTAATACGCGAAGTTTGCCTGTATTTCGAATCGAAATTGTACCGTGGCAACCGCACTACCAAAATAAGCGCGGAGCATTTTAAGGCTTTTACTTCGCCCAATTACCCGGCACTGGCCGAATCGGGCGTACATTTGAAAGTGACCAAAGAATTGCTTTGGCCGCATGAACCAGGAAAAGAACTTCAGGTGCGTAAGAATTTTGAGGATAATGTAGTCATCATCAAGATGTTCCCCGGCATCAACGAGCGTGTTCTGTCGTCGATACTCAACACACCCGGACTGAAAGGGGTTGTGCTGGAGACTTACGGCTCCGGAAATGCGCCAACCGATATTTACTTCATATCCATATTGCAAAAGGCTATCCAGAATGGGGTACAGATTGTTAATGTGACCCAATGCTCGGGCGGAAGCGTAAATATGGGGCATTATGAAACCAGTACCATGCTCAAGGAAATAGGCGTGATCTCAGGCGCCGATATTACCACCGAGGCAGCGATAACCAAGATGATGTATCTTTTAGGGCAGGACATCCCTGCAGGCCAATTCAAAACACTTTTCGAATCGTCACTGCGCGGAGAATTGTCGTAA
- a CDS encoding 1-acyl-sn-glycerol-3-phosphate acyltransferase, with amino-acid sequence MSKFDHIRPYYDSEVNEAIRSVVHHPMMKALMSFTFPDVEEAVWTEQLKKTHSKRDFQINFIYQAIQMVLKKSSEGLTTSGFEKLDNHTPYLYISNHRDIILDTSLINVSLYDHKLIMTASAIGDNLVQKAFLHTLSRLNRNFLVQRSLSPRELLQSSKLMSEYIYQLLSRENRSVWIAQREGRTKDGNDTTQQGVLKMLAMASDEENLMDYFKKMKIVPVSISYEYDPTDMLKMPRLVAEANDEIYIKEKNEDFMTLISGIMGQKKRIHIQVGDVLDGELDRIKEEHDNQNKQIQALAQVIDDSILTSYKLWPTNYIAYDLLNNTDQFASHYTEKEKQLFERRLEMRIDIENKIVREGFLAMYANPVVNKMKYQNV; translated from the coding sequence ATGTCGAAATTTGATCATATACGGCCTTATTATGACAGTGAAGTTAATGAGGCTATACGGAGTGTAGTACACCACCCTATGATGAAGGCGCTTATGAGCTTCACTTTTCCCGATGTGGAAGAGGCGGTTTGGACAGAGCAGCTGAAAAAAACGCATTCCAAGAGGGATTTCCAGATCAACTTTATATACCAGGCCATCCAGATGGTGCTGAAAAAGAGTTCTGAAGGCCTCACCACGTCAGGTTTTGAAAAACTCGACAACCATACTCCATATCTTTATATATCCAACCACAGGGACATTATCCTTGATACATCGCTCATCAACGTGAGCCTTTACGACCATAAGCTGATCATGACCGCATCGGCCATTGGCGATAACCTTGTACAAAAAGCGTTCTTGCACACGCTGTCCAGGCTGAACCGTAACTTTTTGGTGCAAAGGAGCCTTTCCCCACGCGAATTGCTGCAAAGTTCCAAGCTGATGTCAGAATACATTTACCAGCTGCTCTCCCGCGAAAACCGCTCGGTGTGGATCGCACAGCGTGAAGGCCGTACCAAGGATGGCAATGATACTACCCAGCAGGGTGTGCTGAAAATGCTGGCGATGGCATCGGACGAGGAGAACCTGATGGATTATTTCAAAAAGATGAAGATCGTGCCGGTTTCTATTTCGTACGAATATGACCCTACCGATATGCTGAAGATGCCAAGGCTTGTAGCCGAGGCTAATGATGAAATCTATATCAAAGAAAAGAATGAAGATTTCATGACGCTTATCAGCGGGATTATGGGGCAGAAAAAACGGATACACATACAGGTAGGCGATGTACTTGATGGCGAGCTCGACCGTATAAAAGAAGAGCACGACAACCAGAACAAGCAGATACAGGCCCTTGCGCAGGTAATAGACGATTCTATACTTACTTCCTACAAGCTTTGGCCTACTAACTATATAGCCTACGATCTTTTGAATAATACCGACCAGTTCGCGTCCCATTATACGGAAAAGGAAAAGCAGCTGTTCGAAAGGCGCCTTGAGATGCGTATCGATATTGAAAACAAGATCGTTCGCGAAGGCTTCCTGGCCATGTATGCTAATCCGGTGGTAAATAAAATGAAGTACCAGAATGTCTAA
- a CDS encoding TatD family hydrolase, which yields MILTDTHTHLYSEEFAEDRDAMIQRAIDAGVTRFFVPSIDSGYTQQMYDLEKQYPENIFLMMGLHPTYVKENYLEELAYVEVQLANHKFYAVGEIGIDLFWDKTRLAEQQYAFKHQIQLAKKYRLPINIHCRDAFDEVFEVLESEKGDDLFGIFHCFTGDFEQAQKAIGYNMKLGIGGVATFKNGKIDQFLKDIDLKHIVLETDAPYLAPVPFRGKRNESAYTKLVAEKLAGIYGISVEEIAAITTENSKMVCGI from the coding sequence ATGATACTTACCGATACCCATACCCATTTATACAGCGAGGAATTTGCCGAAGACCGTGATGCCATGATACAGCGCGCCATTGATGCAGGTGTAACGCGTTTCTTTGTACCATCTATCGATTCTGGCTATACCCAACAGATGTATGATCTGGAAAAGCAATACCCCGAAAATATTTTCCTGATGATGGGGCTGCATCCCACTTACGTAAAAGAAAATTACCTGGAAGAGCTTGCCTATGTAGAGGTGCAGCTGGCAAACCATAAGTTCTATGCAGTGGGCGAGATAGGCATCGACCTTTTTTGGGACAAGACCCGCCTGGCCGAACAGCAATATGCCTTTAAACACCAGATACAGCTGGCCAAAAAATACAGGCTGCCGATAAACATCCATTGCCGCGATGCTTTTGATGAGGTGTTCGAAGTGCTGGAATCGGAAAAGGGAGATGACCTTTTCGGGATATTCCATTGCTTTACGGGCGATTTCGAACAGGCGCAAAAAGCTATCGGCTACAATATGAAGCTTGGGATAGGAGGGGTGGCAACCTTCAAAAACGGCAAGATCGACCAGTTTTTAAAAGATATCGACCTGAAGCATATCGTGTTGGAAACCGATGCTCCCTACCTTGCGCCAGTACCTTTTCGCGGCAAGCGCAATGAGAGCGCTTACACAAAATTGGTAGCCGAAAAACTGGCGGGTATCTATGGTATTTCGGTAGAAGAAATAGCAGCAATCACTACTGAGAATTCTAAGATGGTTTGTGGGATTTAA
- a CDS encoding retropepsin-like aspartic protease: MDNLYSALKGKGYKKIKFKISKTQHLLIKGKINGVEGNFILDTGASNSCVDFEGIQHFKLAAADSDTRAAGAGGIGMLTQTSVKNTLKLGRWSTKKLGLVIFDMSHVNAALRQYNAKPVHGIIGADILMKGKAIIDYHNNCFYLKK, from the coding sequence ATGGATAATTTATATAGCGCCCTTAAAGGGAAAGGATACAAAAAAATAAAATTTAAGATCTCTAAAACCCAGCATTTACTAATCAAAGGAAAAATAAACGGTGTGGAAGGCAACTTCATTCTCGATACCGGAGCATCTAACAGCTGTGTAGACTTTGAGGGCATTCAACACTTCAAGCTGGCCGCTGCCGACTCCGACACCAGGGCAGCAGGTGCAGGGGGAATAGGTATGCTCACCCAGACTTCTGTAAAAAACACCCTGAAGCTGGGCCGCTGGTCAACCAAAAAATTAGGCCTGGTGATCTTCGATATGTCGCATGTAAATGCTGCGCTCCGCCAGTATAACGCAAAGCCGGTACATGGCATCATCGGAGCCGATATATTGATGAAAGGAAAGGCTATTATTGATTATCATAATAATTGTTTTTATTTGAAAAAATAA
- the odhB gene encoding 2-oxoglutarate dehydrogenase complex dihydrolipoyllysine-residue succinyltransferase: MILEMKVPSPGESITEVEIATWLVKDGDYVEKDQAIAEVDSDKATLELPAEVAGIITLKAEEGDAVKVGQVVCLIDTDGAKPDGVAPAKEEKAPEAPKAEEKKEEPKREEPKAAPAPAPAEKSYAAGTPSPAARKILDEKNVDPQTVSGTGKGGRITKDDAVNHVPSMGTPTGGNRGSEKTKLSMLRRKVAERLVSAKNETAMLTTFNEVNMTPINNLRNEYKDAFKAKHGGVSLGYMSFFTKAVVRALQLFPDVNSMMDGDYKISYDFVDVSIAVSGPKGLMVPVVRNAETLSFRGIEAEIKRLALRARDGQITVDDMTGGTFTITNGGVFGSMLSTPIINPPQSGILGMHNIIERPIAVNGKVEIHPMMYVALSYDHRIIDGRESVGFLVAVKEGLENPVELLMDNNPKKALEL, translated from the coding sequence ATGATTTTAGAAATGAAAGTCCCTTCACCGGGAGAATCGATCACAGAAGTTGAAATCGCAACATGGCTGGTAAAAGACGGGGATTATGTAGAGAAAGACCAGGCTATTGCCGAAGTGGATTCAGATAAAGCAACCCTTGAGCTTCCTGCCGAAGTTGCGGGTATCATTACCCTAAAGGCAGAAGAAGGCGACGCAGTGAAGGTAGGGCAGGTTGTATGCCTTATTGATACCGACGGAGCCAAACCTGACGGCGTTGCTCCTGCAAAAGAAGAAAAAGCACCTGAAGCGCCAAAAGCTGAAGAGAAAAAAGAAGAGCCTAAGAGGGAAGAGCCAAAAGCTGCACCAGCTCCTGCCCCGGCAGAGAAAAGCTATGCAGCGGGTACGCCATCTCCGGCAGCACGCAAAATATTAGACGAGAAGAACGTTGACCCGCAAACCGTTTCCGGAACCGGAAAAGGCGGAAGGATCACCAAAGACGATGCAGTAAACCATGTGCCGTCTATGGGTACGCCAACAGGCGGCAACCGCGGCTCTGAGAAAACAAAGCTTTCCATGCTTCGCAGGAAGGTGGCAGAGCGTTTGGTGTCGGCTAAGAACGAAACAGCCATGCTTACCACGTTCAACGAGGTGAACATGACCCCTATAAACAACCTGAGGAACGAGTATAAAGATGCCTTTAAAGCGAAACACGGTGGTGTGAGCCTTGGCTATATGTCATTCTTCACCAAAGCCGTGGTAAGGGCATTACAGTTGTTCCCGGATGTGAACTCAATGATGGACGGCGACTATAAGATATCATACGACTTCGTAGACGTATCGATAGCGGTATCCGGCCCGAAAGGCCTTATGGTGCCTGTGGTAAGGAACGCCGAAACGCTTTCCTTCCGTGGTATCGAGGCAGAGATCAAACGCCTTGCACTTCGTGCACGTGACGGGCAGATCACTGTTGACGATATGACCGGTGGTACTTTTACCATTACCAATGGCGGTGTGTTTGGAAGCATGCTATCTACACCGATAATCAACCCTCCGCAGTCAGGTATCCTTGGTATGCACAACATCATCGAGCGCCCGATTGCTGTAAATGGTAAGGTAGAAATCCACCCAATGATGTATGTGGCGCTTTCTTATGACCACAGGATTATCGACGGGCGTGAGTCAGTTGGTTTCCTTGTAGCCGTTAAAGAAGGCCTTGAAAACCCTGTTGAACTATTGATGGACAACAATCCTAAAAAAGCGTTGGAGCTTTAA